From Brucella anthropi ATCC 49188:
ATTATCAGTTCGTTAACCACGGTCCCCTTACCGTCAGCCGCTGCGCAGGTCAGGCCCACATCTTCGATGTCGAAGGCCGAAAAGATCGATCGGATCTCCGGCACGTCGTTGATGGACATGATAAAGCGACCCTTGATGCGACCGAGGCGCTCGGCCATCACCTCGTATTGGCCTCGGCTGAACAACTCCTTCCCATAACAGTCCTCGCTGCCCCAATACGGCGGATTGAGATAAAACAGCGTCTCCGGTCGGTCGTAGCGGTCGATGAAGGCGCTCCAGTCGAGGTTCTCAATGACGCCAGACGCAAGGCGTTCATGGGTTCTGTCGCAGTGGCGTCAGTCTCACTGCATGAAGCGGGCAATAGCACCACTACGCGGCTGAACCGAAAGGTCTTCATCATCCTGATCGGTTTCGAGCCGCTGCAGAATCGGGCAATGGGGGCGATGGTCGCCGTGACAGGCGTTGACCAAGGTCGTGAGTGTCTGGGTCATGTCTTGCAGATCGGCGATCTTCTTCCGGAGTTCGTCGATATGAACTTGTGCCAAACGTTTGACTACCGCGCTCTGTCGCGTCTCGTCACGCCATAACCCGAGAAGATCACCTATCTCCGCAACGGAAAAGCCGAGATCTCTGGCTCGCCGTATGAAACGGAGCATATGCACGTCTGTGTCCGAATAGTCGCGGTAGCCGGAAGCTGTTCGGTCGGCAGCAGGTATGAGGCCGGTCTGCTCATAGTAGCGGATCATCTTGGCTGATACGCCGGATGCTTTAGAGGCTTGTCCAATATTCATGTAATCACTCCCGCAATCTTCAGGCCAGCAAAGCCTTAAGAGCATTTTCGCGAGAGCCGATCTGGAACGTGCAAGTATCGCCTTTATTGGGTAGACAGATTGCTGCGTTCCTCGTCTCTGGAGTTCTAACAAGACCATTCATAGCTGACTCCTTTTTCGTTCCGAAATTCAGGTTCAGTCGAAGTATGGTTCTTCCAACCGTGGGAAGGTCAATGATATTTTCTTGTTTTTTCCGCTTGACCTTTCCACGGTTGGAAGAACCACCTTGCATGTCATGAGACCCAAACAAGGAGAAATCTCATGGAATTGAAAATCGAAGGCATGACCTGCGGCGGGTGCGCCAAATCTGTAACTATGGCGATCCAATCGGTAGATTCCGGCGCTAAGGTCGACACCAATCCGACAGAGCGCGCGGTCAAGGTCGAAACAACTGCGACACTGGCGTCTGTCTTGAAGGTTCTCGAGGAAGCAGGTTATCCCGCAACCGCTAACTGAATAGGAACAAGATCGCGCTGATATTCATCACGGATGTGCTTGCGATCAGCGCGGGCATGGCGATCGCACAAGGCTAGATGACAACGGATAATCCATGCACTGTCACGATATGTCTGCAATGTAGAAGCCCTTTGTCGAGCAGCCCTTCGACAAAGGGCTTCTACAGTCTCCATGGATACCATGATGAAGAAATGAATCGCCGATCACAGCGACTAGCTGCCTGGAACCGCCGCCGCGTATCATGACCATACGCAGCGGCGGCTTTTTATTTCAGTATTATTCTCCGCCGGATATCATCGGTATGGGGCTGTCCTGTCTGGAATGCATCTCGGAAAAAGTGAAAAGGTTTCGAACAGGTCGGCTTTCGGAGCAAAGTTAAAGGGCGCAAATCTGATCCAGACCTGCGCTCTATCATCACGTTGTCCACTTCGTCGACTTGCACAGCGATTTTAGTGGCGAGCAGCAATATTCTGAGTTTTCGCCGCCTGCTGCCGGCTCATCTGTTCAAGCAAGGCTCGCAACTGGTTTTCATCCACAGCATCTGCAGCCATGACAGCGCGGATTATGGGATCCGAGAGTAGTTCCTGAGCGGTTGGCTCCGGGTAACAGTCGAATCTATTGCACATATGAATTCTCTCCCTTCGCACTCTCTCAGGATTGATCCTTGATCCAGTTCACTGGGCTGGTGTTTGGTTGGGGCCGTCATCGGGCGTGAAAAACACATCGGCATGCATGTCCTCACCACGTAATCCGCGCGCCAAGGCGAGCTGAATGGCAGCGTCAACCATTCCCGGTGGGCCGGCGACATAGGCCTTCCACCCATCAAGGTCCATCAGGTCGTCGGCAACCGCCTTTGTCACAAAACCACAGCGGTACTGTGTCGCTTCTGCCTCGGATAACACCACCACAAAGGTAAGATTGGCATACTGTTCGGCCAAGGACTGAAAATGCTCGACGAGGTAGAGATCACACTCGCTGCGTGCTCCGAAATAAACATGGATCGGCTGCTTCATGCCGTGAGCAAGGGCGGTCTCAACGATCGACTTGATCGGCGCAAGGCCGGAACCGCCAGCGATGCACAGCATCGGGCCGGAATGATTTTGGCGCAGATAGGAGGAACCAAGGGGAAATTCGAGTTCAACTTTGTCACCGGACTTCAGCGCGCCGTGTATGTGTTCGGACGTAATACCTCCTGCGACGCGGCGAACGTGAAATTCCAGACTGCCCTCACCTACACGGTTGGCCATGGAATAGCTGCGCACCGGAGTTCCGGTAAATCTGATCTGGGCATATTGTCCGGCGGTAAACGGCAAAGACGAGCCATCTGCAGGCGCAATTCGTATCAGTTTGATGTCGTGCGTGAGGTCATATAGTCCGATCACGACCGCATCAAGACGCCGCGGAGCCTCCACGGCCTTTTCGTCGCTGACAAGCCACGCGACAGCGACATCCGTTTGCGGCAATGCACAGCACGCGAGGATCAAGCCGTCGGATTTCTCCTCCTCAGTCAGTGCAAAGCGCGAGTGCTGAAGCAATTGAACCTCACCCTCGATCAGGCGCGATTTGCATGAACCGCAGCGACCGGATCGGCAGCCATGAGGATAGGAAATACCGGCAGCGAGTGCGGCTTCGAGGATTGTTTGTCCGTTCGAGACTTCCAG
This genomic window contains:
- a CDS encoding heavy-metal-associated domain-containing protein produces the protein MELKIEGMTCGGCAKSVTMAIQSVDSGAKVDTNPTERAVKVETTATLASVLKVLEEAGYPATAN
- the cueR gene encoding Cu(I)-responsive transcriptional regulator, which gives rise to MNIGQASKASGVSAKMIRYYEQTGLIPAADRTASGYRDYSDTDVHMLRFIRRARDLGFSVAEIGDLLGLWRDETRQSAVVKRLAQVHIDELRKKIADLQDMTQTLTTLVNACHGDHRPHCPILQRLETDQDDEDLSVQPRSGAIARFMQ
- a CDS encoding 2Fe-2S iron-sulfur cluster-binding protein, coding for MTRRNVDIRQTRTRLEVSNGQTILEAALAAGISYPHGCRSGRCGSCKSRLIEGEVQLLQHSRFALTEEEKSDGLILACCALPQTDVAVAWLVSDEKAVEAPRRLDAVVIGLYDLTHDIKLIRIAPADGSSLPFTAGQYAQIRFTGTPVRSYSMANRVGEGSLEFHVRRVAGGITSEHIHGALKSGDKVELEFPLGSSYLRQNHSGPMLCIAGGSGLAPIKSIVETALAHGMKQPIHVYFGARSECDLYLVEHFQSLAEQYANLTFVVVLSEAEATQYRCGFVTKAVADDLMDLDGWKAYVAGPPGMVDAAIQLALARGLRGEDMHADVFFTPDDGPNQTPAQ